The Stratiformator vulcanicus genome has a segment encoding these proteins:
- a CDS encoding OB-fold-containig protein, whose protein sequence is MDQFLTALLSPATLPGTVLLGLCLAYWSFVIVGAVDLDMFDIDLDLDLDLEFDAEQAAPSVADWGALSLKFLNIGDVPLMIWLTAFGLSYWTASMLIDQGVNYDLAWIPILGAIARAFALGVVGAKVMTQPLRGKFKEVETIDAGKLIGRRCEVETSIVDSDFGRIRINEDGAPLMLNARTHGEPIAKGSAATVVDYDPEQRLYWIEPVPLKPNDGPASQGEPENS, encoded by the coding sequence ATGGATCAGTTCCTCACCGCCCTACTCTCGCCGGCCACGCTGCCCGGAACCGTCCTGCTCGGACTTTGCCTGGCTTATTGGTCATTCGTGATTGTCGGCGCGGTCGACCTGGACATGTTCGACATCGATCTTGATCTCGATTTGGACCTTGAGTTCGATGCGGAACAGGCGGCCCCCTCGGTCGCGGATTGGGGCGCGCTCTCGCTGAAGTTTCTGAATATTGGTGATGTTCCGCTGATGATTTGGCTGACCGCGTTCGGTCTGTCGTACTGGACCGCTTCGATGCTGATTGATCAGGGAGTGAATTATGACCTCGCATGGATTCCGATCTTAGGAGCGATTGCGAGGGCCTTCGCGCTCGGCGTTGTTGGCGCCAAGGTGATGACCCAGCCGCTGCGAGGAAAATTCAAAGAGGTGGAAACCATCGACGCCGGAAAGTTAATCGGTCGGCGGTGCGAGGTGGAGACCTCAATAGTAGATAGCGACTTCGGTCGCATCCGCATTAATGAAGACGGAGCGCCCCTAATGCTCAATGCACGAACGCATGGAGAGCCGATCGCAAAAGGTAGCGCGGCGACTGTTGTTGACTACGACCCCGAACAGCGACTTTACTGGATCGAACCTGTACCGCTTAAACCGAACGACGGGCCTGCGTCTCAGGGTGAACCGGAGAACTCCTAA
- a CDS encoding VOC family protein — MKLEHVALQVPDALAMGRWYAEHLGLTFKVNSTEKPFGQFLLDESGTVLLELYSFEDVPTPDYSSADPRVVHLAWLSDDLAADVDRLVAAGATVHAAPATIANGDEIAMLRDPWGICLQLVKRAQPFF, encoded by the coding sequence ATGAAACTCGAACATGTCGCGCTGCAGGTGCCGGATGCTCTTGCGATGGGCCGGTGGTATGCGGAACATCTCGGTTTGACATTCAAAGTCAATTCCACTGAAAAGCCCTTCGGACAATTCTTGCTTGACGAAAGCGGGACCGTGCTGTTGGAGCTATATTCGTTCGAAGACGTGCCCACGCCCGACTACAGCTCTGCCGACCCGCGCGTTGTGCATCTGGCATGGTTGTCTGACGATCTTGCCGCCGATGTCGACAGATTGGTCGCCGCGGGCGCAACGGTCCACGCCGCCCCCGCGACGATTGCGAACGGCGACGAAATTGCAATGCTCCGCGATCCTTGGGGCATCTGCCTGCAATTGGTGAAGCGGGCCCAGCCGTTTTTTTAG
- a CDS encoding dipeptide epimerase produces MRLRSLKAFHLRIPLKKKIGHAGYVRRENDTLIVRAELSDGTVGWGEGLPRPYVTGESIDDAWSMLPEINVKPLTGDFESLADAIGQVDLIELPVAPPGRRDCFGNSVRSAIEIAFLDAACRCFNVPFSAVTQAHSVTEPIRTSVDEVRYSIVITAMNRWKECVNPLLYRLYGFKQCKLKLGLPGVDDIDSLQRVRRWIGPSIDIRVDANEAWDVAYLAPHLNALGESGISAVEQPVPHDQIAGLRKIRGQTEVPIMLDESLCSESDGRRAIDDGLCDVFNIRLSKCGGILRSHRLAVLAHRAGLSYQLGCMVGETGILSAAGRHFATSVGGIRYLEGSFDRYLVKTPLVNENLTFGRGGIAPALNAPGLGVTVDESAIHLAARRSYGFTV; encoded by the coding sequence ATGCGACTCCGCTCCCTGAAGGCCTTTCACCTTCGCATTCCGCTTAAGAAAAAGATCGGACATGCCGGATATGTTCGGCGTGAGAACGATACGCTGATCGTTCGCGCCGAACTTTCCGACGGCACGGTCGGCTGGGGTGAAGGCTTGCCGCGACCATACGTAACCGGTGAGTCGATCGACGATGCTTGGTCGATGCTTCCAGAAATCAACGTGAAACCGCTCACCGGTGACTTCGAATCGCTCGCGGATGCCATTGGGCAGGTCGATTTGATAGAGCTGCCCGTCGCGCCGCCGGGCCGACGCGACTGCTTCGGCAATTCGGTTCGCTCCGCCATCGAAATCGCCTTTCTCGACGCCGCTTGCCGCTGCTTTAATGTTCCCTTCAGCGCCGTCACACAAGCACATAGCGTGACTGAACCGATTCGCACGTCGGTCGATGAAGTGCGTTACAGTATCGTCATTACGGCGATGAATCGATGGAAGGAGTGCGTCAACCCGTTGCTCTACCGGCTCTATGGGTTCAAGCAGTGCAAATTAAAACTTGGCTTGCCCGGCGTGGACGATATTGATTCGCTTCAACGCGTGCGGCGTTGGATCGGTCCGTCGATCGATATTCGTGTGGATGCCAACGAAGCGTGGGACGTTGCCTATCTCGCGCCGCACTTAAATGCACTGGGAGAGTCCGGAATCTCCGCCGTCGAACAACCCGTGCCCCATGATCAAATTGCAGGGCTGCGTAAAATTCGCGGACAGACAGAGGTACCAATCATGTTGGACGAATCGCTGTGCAGTGAGAGCGACGGCCGCCGCGCGATTGATGATGGACTTTGCGACGTCTTTAATATTCGACTCTCCAAATGCGGCGGAATCCTGAGAAGTCATCGGCTCGCCGTGCTTGCGCATCGGGCCGGGCTCTCCTATCAACTCGGTTGTATGGTCGGCGAGACGGGGATCCTTTCCGCCGCTGGGCGCCATTTCGCGACCTCCGTCGGCGGAATCCGCTATTTAGAGGGAAGTTTTGACCGATATCTCGTCAAAACGCCTCTGGTCAACGAAAACCTGACCTTCGGCCGCGGCGGCATCGCTCCTGCCTTGAACGCACCGGGGCTTGGTGTGACCGTTGATGAGTCCGCTATTCACCTCGCGGCCCGTCGGAGCTACGGCTTTACGGTTTAG
- a CDS encoding NAD-dependent epimerase/dehydratase family protein, with product MTLTENDLVLVTGATGLVGSHVAEALRRRGVAVRALVRRSADVALLEEWGVEPAWGDLTDPIALQAAVKDVTVIVHCAAKVGDWGPVEDYRAVNVRGLEKLLTFAEQTEALKRFVQISSLGVYEARDHHGTDESTPPNASGIDGYTLTKFESEQLVLEHVESRDLPAVVLRPGFIYGPRDRTVLPRIMEKIKSGQFAFLGSGDQLLNNTNVKNLVAAVMLAIESDDVVGEVFNITDQRLVSKTEFISTICKEAGYEMPQKHVPLGVAKLLAKGMEGAWRLLGKKEAPLLSLAKYKFLGLNLDFSIEKAKSQLGYAPAVEFEQGMRETIAWFRDQRTAEPQSETVAA from the coding sequence GTGACGTTGACCGAAAACGACCTCGTCCTCGTGACCGGTGCGACCGGACTCGTCGGAAGCCATGTGGCAGAGGCGCTTCGCCGGCGCGGCGTCGCCGTGCGGGCACTCGTCCGGCGGTCCGCCGATGTCGCCCTGCTCGAAGAATGGGGTGTCGAACCGGCTTGGGGTGATCTCACCGATCCCATCGCACTGCAAGCCGCCGTGAAAGATGTCACGGTCATTGTTCATTGCGCCGCCAAAGTTGGCGACTGGGGACCGGTCGAAGACTATCGGGCGGTCAATGTGCGTGGGTTGGAAAAGTTACTGACCTTCGCCGAACAAACCGAAGCACTCAAGCGATTTGTGCAGATCAGTTCTCTCGGCGTTTACGAGGCCCGTGACCATCACGGCACCGATGAATCAACCCCGCCGAACGCTTCGGGAATCGACGGCTATACGCTGACGAAGTTCGAATCGGAGCAACTCGTTCTCGAACACGTCGAATCGCGCGATCTGCCAGCCGTCGTGTTGCGTCCCGGCTTTATCTATGGGCCCCGCGATCGCACCGTGCTGCCGCGGATCATGGAGAAAATTAAGAGCGGTCAGTTCGCCTTTCTTGGCTCCGGCGATCAACTGCTCAACAACACGAACGTGAAGAATCTCGTCGCCGCCGTGATGTTGGCGATCGAGTCCGATGATGTCGTCGGCGAGGTGTTTAATATCACCGACCAGCGCCTCGTATCGAAAACGGAATTCATCAGCACGATTTGCAAAGAGGCCGGCTACGAGATGCCGCAAAAGCACGTACCGCTCGGCGTCGCAAAGTTGTTGGCGAAGGGGATGGAAGGTGCCTGGCGACTGCTCGGTAAGAAAGAAGCACCGCTTTTGTCATTGGCGAAGTACAAATTTTTGGGTTTGAATCTCGACTTCAGCATTGAAAAGGCCAAGAGCCAGCTCGGCTATGCGCCCGCGGTGGAGTTTGAACAGGGGATGCGGGAAACGATTGCGTGGTTCCGTGACCAGCGGACGGCCGAGCCTCAGTCCGAGACCGTCGCCGCTTAA
- a CDS encoding PP2C family protein-serine/threonine phosphatase, with protein sequence MNSTSTVGDSADDAVGETTAVQRPKWIQSNWQQRLDHIVETMREMSRQSDPQEMVRAYGRRMAEVFPANRRISLSRRGLDEPYVRVTRFSEWEEEVNPWKQKDQLPLLEGGLFADLIYGENPVVIDELDVDADDPAAEFLDGQRSLMAIPMLDRGAALNMVLLARDEPAAFDREDFPEHVWLANLFGRATHNLVLNDQLREAYEIVDRELKVVADIQQALLPRAMPEIKNLEVAAYYRTSHRAGGDYYDFFPLRDGKWGILIADVSGHGTPAAVVMAITHSIAHMFPTESVDPGQMLQFINEHLSKRYTGEFGAFVTAFYGVFDSSSRKLVYASAGHNPPRLRRCGQSEVSSLDGDPNIPLGLMPDVEYANSTHYFSSGDRVVFYTDGITEAMNADGKLYGLGRLDHLLEVGCGEHAQAIADNIAADVAEYADEETMSDDRTLIVANVR encoded by the coding sequence ATGAATTCGACATCTACGGTCGGCGATTCAGCCGACGACGCAGTCGGCGAGACCACTGCTGTGCAAAGGCCGAAGTGGATTCAGTCGAATTGGCAGCAACGGCTCGACCATATTGTCGAGACGATGCGCGAAATGAGCCGGCAGTCTGATCCGCAGGAGATGGTCCGCGCCTATGGCCGGCGGATGGCGGAAGTCTTTCCCGCGAATCGAAGAATTTCACTGAGCCGGCGCGGCTTGGACGAGCCGTATGTTCGGGTGACGCGATTCAGCGAGTGGGAAGAAGAAGTCAATCCGTGGAAGCAAAAAGACCAGTTGCCGTTACTCGAGGGCGGCCTGTTCGCTGACCTTATTTACGGTGAAAATCCGGTCGTAATCGACGAACTGGATGTCGATGCGGACGACCCGGCGGCGGAATTCCTCGATGGACAGCGTTCACTGATGGCGATTCCGATGCTCGATCGCGGCGCCGCGCTCAACATGGTGCTGCTGGCGCGGGACGAGCCAGCAGCGTTCGATCGAGAGGACTTTCCCGAGCATGTCTGGTTGGCCAATTTGTTCGGTCGGGCGACTCACAATCTGGTGCTGAACGATCAGCTTCGTGAGGCCTATGAGATCGTCGACCGAGAACTGAAGGTCGTCGCCGACATTCAGCAAGCGTTGTTGCCAAGAGCAATGCCGGAGATCAAAAATCTGGAGGTCGCCGCCTATTACCGGACGTCACACCGAGCCGGTGGCGACTATTACGACTTCTTCCCGCTGCGTGATGGCAAGTGGGGAATCTTGATTGCCGACGTCAGCGGTCATGGCACCCCCGCCGCTGTCGTGATGGCGATCACACACAGCATCGCGCACATGTTTCCGACGGAGTCGGTCGATCCCGGCCAGATGCTTCAGTTCATCAACGAGCACCTTTCGAAGCGATATACCGGTGAGTTCGGAGCTTTTGTGACCGCATTCTACGGCGTGTTTGATTCGTCCAGCCGCAAACTGGTTTACGCCTCCGCCGGTCACAATCCGCCGCGATTACGGCGATGCGGACAGTCCGAGGTCAGTTCTCTGGACGGCGACCCGAACATTCCGCTGGGTTTGATGCCCGATGTCGAATACGCGAACAGCACGCACTATTTCTCGTCCGGCGACCGAGTCGTGTTCTATACCGACGGAATCACCGAGGCGATGAATGCCGATGGCAAACTCTATGGGCTCGGACGGCTCGATCACCTGCTAGAAGTCGGTTGCGGAGAGCATGCGCAAGCGATTGCCGACAACATTGCCGCGGATGTTGCCGAATATGCCGATGAAGAGACGATGTCCGACGACCGCACGCTCATCGTCGCGAACGTCAGGTAG
- a CDS encoding WecB/TagA/CpsF family glycosyltransferase produces MSTATIAPQRLRHVRIFDIDIAAASLAETADHVVGWFDESQFEARFVVTPNVDHIVMLRENEELHEAYRTASLVTADGAPLVLAARLLGRPLPERVAGSDLVPAIFDRASIERSITVFLLGAVPGVAARAAEQIELRWPHVTVVGTDSPPLGFEHSTAESDRIVEKIAEVSPDVLVVGFGAPKQELWVARHSDRIEAKAVLCAGATIDFLAGEKMRAPRWAQRIGMEWLHRLASEPRRLFKRYFRDACVFPRIVLSEWLHRPTT; encoded by the coding sequence ATGAGTACCGCCACGATCGCTCCCCAGCGACTGCGTCACGTCCGCATCTTCGATATCGACATTGCCGCCGCATCATTGGCTGAGACTGCCGATCATGTCGTCGGATGGTTCGACGAATCACAGTTCGAAGCGCGATTCGTCGTCACTCCCAACGTTGATCACATCGTGATGCTGCGGGAGAACGAAGAACTCCACGAAGCCTATCGTACCGCCTCACTGGTCACCGCGGACGGTGCGCCGCTCGTTCTCGCCGCCCGCTTGCTGGGTCGACCGCTTCCCGAACGGGTTGCCGGATCGGACCTTGTGCCGGCGATCTTTGATCGCGCAAGCATCGAACGATCCATAACGGTGTTTTTGCTCGGGGCAGTTCCCGGTGTGGCCGCGCGGGCGGCGGAGCAAATTGAACTTCGATGGCCTCACGTGACCGTCGTGGGGACCGACAGCCCTCCCCTCGGATTCGAGCATTCCACAGCCGAGAGCGACCGGATTGTCGAGAAAATTGCTGAAGTCTCACCGGATGTCCTCGTGGTCGGGTTCGGGGCTCCGAAACAGGAGCTTTGGGTCGCCCGCCACAGCGACCGCATTGAGGCGAAGGCCGTGCTTTGCGCCGGGGCGACGATCGACTTTCTTGCCGGCGAAAAAATGCGGGCGCCACGCTGGGCCCAAAGGATCGGAATGGAATGGCTGCATCGGCTGGCGTCGGAGCCTCGCCGATTATTCAAACGATACTTTCGCGATGCCTGCGTTTTCCCACGCATCGTACTCTCCGAGTGGTTGCACCGGCCCACGACCTGA
- a CDS encoding glycosyltransferase family 2 protein: protein MSIIILNTIAILASLPWVFAAFVFCGESLAALLFGRDLKRGIRERRQRDEAASLPSLAVLIPAHNEEACIERTARHVIDRLAGNGRVVVIADNCEDDTAALAKNAGAEVIERSDAKLRGKGYALEFGFKHLSADPPDVVFVLDADCRVGRFTFIDAPRLADETGRPVQSLNLCRSGETSASGAVSELGIRFKNLIRPLGLNAMGLPCHLMGTGMALPWSAVRKIPSLGGELAEDMKLGVDLALAGLPTLFCPTARVASGLPAGGEAFRSQRTRWEQGHLSTAKLFPALVVAGLLRRSLSLVALGLDLTIPPLSLFVLGGAALFALNLLISVLSGAWLGTAVLAAAGVCFAFTILCGWAAYCRRTVPLKTILGIPWYIVRKLPIYAGYFLGRGQTSWVRTARSGSPSRLSTKASP, encoded by the coding sequence ATGTCGATTATCATATTGAATACGATCGCAATTCTCGCGAGCCTGCCCTGGGTTTTCGCTGCGTTCGTGTTTTGCGGCGAATCGCTCGCGGCGTTGCTGTTCGGACGCGACTTGAAACGGGGCATCCGAGAGCGCAGGCAACGGGATGAGGCGGCTTCACTGCCGTCTCTCGCGGTGCTGATTCCAGCACATAATGAAGAGGCTTGTATCGAACGCACGGCTCGGCATGTGATTGATCGGCTCGCAGGCAACGGGCGGGTCGTCGTGATTGCCGATAACTGCGAAGACGACACGGCAGCGCTGGCCAAGAACGCTGGGGCGGAAGTGATCGAACGCAGCGATGCGAAGCTTCGAGGCAAAGGCTACGCGTTGGAATTCGGCTTTAAGCATCTCTCGGCTGATCCTCCCGACGTCGTCTTCGTGCTGGACGCTGATTGTCGCGTCGGACGGTTTACCTTCATTGATGCCCCACGTCTGGCTGACGAAACGGGCCGCCCCGTGCAGTCATTGAATTTGTGCCGCTCGGGCGAGACATCTGCCAGCGGGGCGGTTTCAGAATTGGGAATACGGTTTAAGAACTTAATTCGACCGCTTGGCCTTAATGCGATGGGACTGCCGTGCCATTTAATGGGAACGGGTATGGCTTTGCCTTGGTCGGCCGTTCGCAAAATTCCGTCGCTCGGTGGTGAGCTTGCGGAAGATATGAAGCTGGGAGTGGACCTCGCGTTAGCCGGTCTGCCTACGCTATTCTGCCCCACGGCTCGGGTTGCCAGTGGTTTGCCAGCCGGTGGCGAAGCGTTTCGCAGCCAACGGACTCGTTGGGAACAGGGGCATCTTAGTACCGCAAAACTGTTTCCCGCATTGGTCGTCGCCGGTCTTTTACGCCGGAGTCTGTCGCTGGTTGCGTTGGGCTTGGATTTGACGATCCCGCCCTTAAGTCTATTCGTGCTGGGCGGTGCAGCTCTATTCGCGCTGAACCTGTTGATCTCGGTCTTAAGCGGCGCGTGGCTGGGGACGGCAGTGCTGGCCGCCGCCGGAGTCTGTTTCGCCTTCACCATTCTTTGCGGCTGGGCCGCGTATTGCCGCCGCACAGTGCCGTTAAAGACCATCTTGGGCATTCCGTGGTACATCGTGCGGAAGTTGCCGATTTACGCGGGGTATTTCCTCGGCCGCGGGCAAACCTCCTGGGTCCGCACCGCACGATCCGGTTCGCCCTCACGCCTTTCCACGAAAGCCTCGCCATGA